In Perca fluviatilis chromosome 18, GENO_Pfluv_1.0, whole genome shotgun sequence, one genomic interval encodes:
- the LOC120546300 gene encoding uncharacterized protein LOC120546300 isoform X4, giving the protein MPVKKNTHRQGTGGGSPKADLTPAEDMALELNKGRPVLEGIPGGKETSIGSSQDATRFIQGSGSTVFLLEPPAQAPDDADPGEGPSAAATAHDGDDDEEETISLDSGRHEDPDAIQWENQPGNISSQAIRKLYGNHLRRQIELADIDIQYKKKKIENLALESKIKKRTIRKLDLEIKKLEREVRYAFNVHCMLTVTQMY; this is encoded by the exons ATGC CAGTGAAAAAGAATACCCACAGACAAGGCACGGGTGGTGGGTCACCAAAGGCTGACCTCACCCCAGCAGAGGACATGGCCTTGGAGCTAAATAAAGGCAGGCCCGTCTTAGAGGGGATCCCTGGGGGGAAAGAGACGAGCATAGGTTCCTCCCAAGATGCCACCCGCTTCATTCAAG GGTCTGGCAGCACTGTGTTCCTGTTAGAGCCACCAGCACAAGCACCAGACGATGCTGATCCA GGTGAAGGCCCCagtgcagcagcaacagcacatGATGGAGAcgatgatgaggaggagaccATCTCTCTGGATTCCGGAAGGCATGAG GACCCAGATGCTATACAGTGGGAAAACCAGCCTGGCAACATA AGCTCACAAGCTATCAGAAAGTTGTATGGCAACCACCTCCGGCGCCAAATAGAACTGGCAGACATAGACATTCAGTACAAGAAGAAAAAGATTGAAAATCTTGCACTGGAgtccaaaataaaaaagaggacAATTAGGAAACTGGaccttgaaataaaaaaacttgagaGGGAGGTGAGATATGCCTTCAATGTACACTGTATGCTAACTGTAACACAAATGTATTAa
- the LOC120546300 gene encoding uncharacterized protein LOC120546300 isoform X3, whose product MNGPKRTWQQVKIKYKNILQNAVKKNTHRQGTGGGSPKADLTPAEDMALELNKGRPVLEGIPGGKETSIGSSQDATRFIQGSGSTVFLLEPPAQAPDDADPGEGPSAAATAHDGDDDEEETISLDSGRHEDPDAIQWENQPGNISSQAIRKLYGNHLRRQIELADIDIQYKKKKIENLALESKIKKRTIRKLDLEIKKLEREVRYAFNVHCMLTVTQMY is encoded by the exons ATGAACGGGCCAAAACGGACATGGCAGCAGGTCAAAATCAAATACAAGAACATTCTGCAGAATG CAGTGAAAAAGAATACCCACAGACAAGGCACGGGTGGTGGGTCACCAAAGGCTGACCTCACCCCAGCAGAGGACATGGCCTTGGAGCTAAATAAAGGCAGGCCCGTCTTAGAGGGGATCCCTGGGGGGAAAGAGACGAGCATAGGTTCCTCCCAAGATGCCACCCGCTTCATTCAAG GGTCTGGCAGCACTGTGTTCCTGTTAGAGCCACCAGCACAAGCACCAGACGATGCTGATCCA GGTGAAGGCCCCagtgcagcagcaacagcacatGATGGAGAcgatgatgaggaggagaccATCTCTCTGGATTCCGGAAGGCATGAG GACCCAGATGCTATACAGTGGGAAAACCAGCCTGGCAACATA AGCTCACAAGCTATCAGAAAGTTGTATGGCAACCACCTCCGGCGCCAAATAGAACTGGCAGACATAGACATTCAGTACAAGAAGAAAAAGATTGAAAATCTTGCACTGGAgtccaaaataaaaaagaggacAATTAGGAAACTGGaccttgaaataaaaaaacttgagaGGGAGGTGAGATATGCCTTCAATGTACACTGTATGCTAACTGTAACACAAATGTATTAa
- the LOC120546300 gene encoding uncharacterized protein LOC120546300 isoform X2, whose amino-acid sequence MIYRNDFLTGEMALPPHVQATSHRQYIEPHHAFCTVCKTDIDISHQGATAVKKNTHRQGTGGGSPKADLTPAEDMALELNKGRPVLEGIPGGKETSIGSSQDATRFIQGSGSTVFLLEPPAQAPDDADPGEGPSAAATAHDGDDDEEETISLDSGRHEDPDAIQWENQPGNISSQAIRKLYGNHLRRQIELADIDIQYKKKKIENLALESKIKKRTIRKLDLEIKKLERELQEDDTAQNKN is encoded by the exons ATGATATATCGGAACGATTTCTTAACGGGAGAGATGGCCttgcctccacatgtccaggctacctcacatagacagtatatagaacctcatcacgcGTTCTGCACCGTGTGCAAGACAGACATCGACATCAGTCACCAAGGGGCAACAG CAGTGAAAAAGAATACCCACAGACAAGGCACGGGTGGTGGGTCACCAAAGGCTGACCTCACCCCAGCAGAGGACATGGCCTTGGAGCTAAATAAAGGCAGGCCCGTCTTAGAGGGGATCCCTGGGGGGAAAGAGACGAGCATAGGTTCCTCCCAAGATGCCACCCGCTTCATTCAAG GGTCTGGCAGCACTGTGTTCCTGTTAGAGCCACCAGCACAAGCACCAGACGATGCTGATCCA GGTGAAGGCCCCagtgcagcagcaacagcacatGATGGAGAcgatgatgaggaggagaccATCTCTCTGGATTCCGGAAGGCATGAG GACCCAGATGCTATACAGTGGGAAAACCAGCCTGGCAACATA AGCTCACAAGCTATCAGAAAGTTGTATGGCAACCACCTCCGGCGCCAAATAGAACTGGCAGACATAGACATTCAGTACAAGAAGAAAAAGATTGAAAATCTTGCACTGGAgtccaaaataaaaaagaggacAATTAGGAAACTGGaccttgaaataaaaaaacttgagaGGGAG CTCCAAGAAGATGACACAGCTCAAAATAAGAATTAG
- the LOC120547160 gene encoding putative nuclease HARBI1, producing the protein MSSSPSLATEDSVTSKRSSIGLQMVCNADCVISNVVAKWPGSVHDSRIFRASEIYQCLSQGEFSGVLLGDRGYGCQPFLLTPFTDPQEAQQAYNHAHARTRARVEMTFGLLKARFHCLHKLRVSPVRACDITVACAVLHNVACLRKERAPRVPPAMDWDNPAIFPDDDSGRLLRDRYVLNYFS; encoded by the exons ATGTCTTCATCTCCTTCCCTGGCCACAGAAGACTCTGTGACATCAAAGAGGAGTTCTATAGGATTGCAG ATGGTCTGCAATGCTGACTGTGTGATCAGCAATGTTGTGGCAAAATGGCCTGGCTCAGTCCATGACTCCAGAATCTTTCGGGCCTCTGAAATCTATCAGTGCCTATCACAAG GTGAATTCTCTGGTGTGTTGCTGGGAGACAGGGGGTATGGCTGCCAGCCTTTTCTCCTGACACCTTTCACAGACCCCCAGGAAGCACAGCAGGCCTATAACCATGCCCATGCCAGGACCAGGGCCAGAGTTGAAATGACCTTTGGCCTCCTGAAGGCACGCTTTCACTGCCTTCACAAATTAAGGGTCAGCCCTGTTAGGGCATGTGATATTACTGTGGCTTGTGCTGTCCTCCACAATGTGGCCTGCCTGAGGAAGGAGAGGGCCCCCAGAGTGCCACCAGCCATGGACTGGGACAATCCGGCAATCTTCCCTGATGACGACAGTGGTCGGCTGCTGAGGGACCGATATgtgttgaattattttagttag
- the LOC120546300 gene encoding uncharacterized protein LOC120546300 isoform X1 translates to MIYRNDFLTGEMALPPHVQATSHRQYIEPHHAFCTVCKTDIDISHQGATAVKKNTHRQGTGGGSPKADLTPAEDMALELNKGRPVLEGIPGGKETSIGSSQDATRFIQGSGSTVFLLEPPAQAPDDADPGEGPSAAATAHDGDDDEEETISLDSGRHEDPDAIQWENQPGNISSQAIRKLYGNHLRRQIELADIDIQYKKKKIENLALESKIKKRTIRKLDLEIKKLEREVRYAFNVHCMLTVTQMY, encoded by the exons ATGATATATCGGAACGATTTCTTAACGGGAGAGATGGCCttgcctccacatgtccaggctacctcacatagacagtatatagaacctcatcacgcGTTCTGCACCGTGTGCAAGACAGACATCGACATCAGTCACCAAGGGGCAACAG CAGTGAAAAAGAATACCCACAGACAAGGCACGGGTGGTGGGTCACCAAAGGCTGACCTCACCCCAGCAGAGGACATGGCCTTGGAGCTAAATAAAGGCAGGCCCGTCTTAGAGGGGATCCCTGGGGGGAAAGAGACGAGCATAGGTTCCTCCCAAGATGCCACCCGCTTCATTCAAG GGTCTGGCAGCACTGTGTTCCTGTTAGAGCCACCAGCACAAGCACCAGACGATGCTGATCCA GGTGAAGGCCCCagtgcagcagcaacagcacatGATGGAGAcgatgatgaggaggagaccATCTCTCTGGATTCCGGAAGGCATGAG GACCCAGATGCTATACAGTGGGAAAACCAGCCTGGCAACATA AGCTCACAAGCTATCAGAAAGTTGTATGGCAACCACCTCCGGCGCCAAATAGAACTGGCAGACATAGACATTCAGTACAAGAAGAAAAAGATTGAAAATCTTGCACTGGAgtccaaaataaaaaagaggacAATTAGGAAACTGGaccttgaaataaaaaaacttgagaGGGAGGTGAGATATGCCTTCAATGTACACTGTATGCTAACTGTAACACAAATGTATTAa